A region from the Salicibibacter cibarius genome encodes:
- the rph gene encoding ribonuclease PH codes for MRVDDRENREELRETVIETDYLKHPEGSVFIRVGDTKVICTASIEKRVPPFLRGQGKGWVTAEYAMLPRATEERNIRESSKGKVSGRTMEIQRLIGRALRSVIDLESFGERTLWVDCDVIQADGGTRTASITGAFVASAMAFSRLAQNVELKSFPIVDYLAAISVGIDDQGAALLDLCYEEDAAAAVDFNVVMTGAGHFVEIQGTGEEATFSREQLDEMLGLAEKGIQRLVGIQKRVLEDAGTTLPKVGDGKI; via the coding sequence ATGCGCGTGGATGATAGAGAAAATCGGGAAGAATTGCGAGAAACGGTGATCGAAACGGATTATTTAAAGCATCCGGAGGGCTCCGTTTTCATCCGTGTCGGTGATACAAAGGTGATTTGTACAGCCAGTATTGAAAAGCGGGTCCCGCCATTTTTGCGCGGGCAAGGAAAAGGATGGGTGACGGCGGAATACGCGATGCTTCCGCGCGCGACGGAAGAACGCAATATCCGCGAATCTTCAAAAGGGAAAGTATCCGGACGGACGATGGAAATTCAACGACTGATCGGTCGCGCGCTGCGCTCCGTTATTGACCTTGAATCCTTTGGCGAGCGCACGCTTTGGGTAGACTGTGATGTCATTCAAGCAGACGGGGGAACACGGACAGCTTCCATTACGGGGGCATTTGTGGCGAGCGCGATGGCATTTTCACGTTTAGCCCAAAATGTAGAGTTAAAATCTTTTCCGATTGTGGATTATCTGGCTGCAATTTCCGTAGGTATTGACGATCAAGGAGCAGCGTTGCTCGACTTATGTTACGAGGAAGACGCGGCTGCAGCGGTTGATTTTAACGTCGTCATGACGGGCGCCGGTCATTTTGTTGAAATTCAAGGAACCGGTGAAGAGGCTACATTTTCCCGGGAACAATTGGATGAGATGCTTGGTTTGGCCGAAAAGGGGATCCAGCGTCTGGTCGGGATCCAAAAGCGTGTATTAGAAGATGCGGGGACGACACTTCCGAAAGTGGGAGATGGGAAA
- a CDS encoding GerMN domain-containing protein: MRKFLKGSSFLMLTALLVYGCSSGNDEAELNEEASSDAQEEEASEIETEEDSGSEEPDEGEENGDSEGESVERELYLLDEDGLVVPRTFQFENDPEVLKQTLEHLVVEGPITNQLPSGLQAVLPPETEVQGVDLSDDGTAIVDFSPEFAEYPEEHEEALLQAVTWTLTQFDEVEQVEIQINGHTQETLPNADTPVGDGTAESVGINLEGNGPADITASEAATVYFISVKEDDEYYVPVTRRIDGDENKASAVVGALMNGPNPETDLISALRQNVELVEEPELEDGVLTVNFNEALLAENDGEALSEEAMAMLTLSLTGIDGVEEVDYHVDGESQLEQVDGESFAEPVSRPAMVNQGEF, encoded by the coding sequence GTGCGAAAGTTTTTGAAGGGGTCCTCTTTTCTCATGTTGACGGCGCTGTTGGTGTACGGTTGTAGTTCAGGGAACGATGAAGCCGAACTAAACGAGGAAGCGAGCAGTGACGCGCAGGAGGAAGAGGCCTCAGAAATCGAGACAGAGGAAGATTCGGGCAGCGAGGAACCAGATGAGGGCGAAGAAAATGGAGATTCTGAGGGTGAATCAGTGGAAAGGGAACTATACTTGCTCGATGAAGATGGCCTAGTCGTTCCCCGGACCTTTCAGTTTGAAAATGATCCGGAAGTTCTTAAACAGACCCTTGAACACCTTGTTGTAGAGGGACCGATCACGAATCAATTGCCTAGCGGTCTCCAGGCAGTGTTGCCGCCGGAGACGGAAGTTCAGGGCGTTGATTTATCGGATGATGGCACAGCCATTGTCGATTTTTCACCTGAGTTTGCAGAGTATCCCGAAGAGCATGAGGAGGCATTATTACAAGCGGTTACGTGGACATTGACGCAATTTGACGAGGTTGAGCAAGTGGAAATTCAAATCAATGGCCATACACAAGAAACGCTTCCAAACGCGGATACACCGGTTGGCGATGGCACAGCTGAGTCTGTTGGCATTAATCTTGAAGGAAACGGCCCCGCCGATATAACAGCGAGTGAAGCAGCAACGGTTTATTTTATTAGTGTAAAAGAAGACGATGAGTATTATGTTCCCGTTACCCGGCGAATTGACGGAGATGAAAATAAAGCTTCGGCTGTCGTTGGCGCTTTAATGAACGGCCCGAATCCGGAAACAGATTTAATTTCGGCATTACGCCAAAATGTGGAACTGGTTGAAGAACCTGAATTGGAAGACGGCGTTTTAACGGTAAACTTTAACGAAGCATTGTTGGCCGAAAATGACGGAGAGGCTTTATCCGAAGAAGCGATGGCCATGCTCACCCTTTCCTTGACAGGCATTGACGGCGTGGAAGAAGTTGATTATCACGTTGACGGAGAATCCCAGCTTGAACAAGTAGACGGCGAATCGTTTGCAGAGCCGGTTTCAAGGCCTGCAATGGTTAATCAAGGAGAGTTTTAA
- the racE gene encoding glutamate racemase, with product MRKWKRINRREKTLNTPIGIIDSGIGGLTVAEEIARQLPKEPMIYIGDTARCPYGPRSAEEVRLFTWQMIDHLVNENIKMLIIACNTATAVVLDEVRERLPIPVVGVVQPGALAALNVTKRKEIAVIGTEGTIKSDAYPQAISSIQGGKVTVHSLACPTFVPLVEQGRVSVDEAHRVVADTLKPLLQKSFDTLILGCTHYPLLASIIQNVVGEGVQVISSGSETAREVSTILQHQGLNRKDERTREHVFFTTGSVQHFQTIAKRWLGLEDQIVDHLILAEKIV from the coding sequence ATGCGGAAATGGAAAAGGATCAATAGGAGAGAAAAGACATTGAATACACCAATCGGCATTATTGATTCAGGGATCGGGGGATTAACCGTCGCCGAGGAGATTGCCCGTCAACTACCGAAAGAGCCTATGATTTATATTGGAGATACTGCCCGTTGTCCATATGGGCCGAGGTCGGCAGAAGAGGTTCGGCTGTTCACTTGGCAGATGATTGACCACCTTGTAAATGAAAATATTAAAATGCTCATTATTGCGTGCAATACAGCCACAGCCGTCGTTCTTGACGAAGTGCGGGAACGACTGCCGATACCGGTCGTTGGTGTCGTGCAGCCGGGTGCATTGGCGGCGCTCAATGTTACGAAAAGAAAAGAGATCGCGGTGATCGGCACGGAGGGAACGATAAAAAGCGACGCTTATCCACAGGCTATATCAAGCATTCAAGGCGGAAAGGTTACCGTACATAGCCTCGCTTGCCCGACATTTGTCCCTCTTGTGGAGCAGGGAAGGGTGAGCGTCGATGAGGCGCATAGGGTCGTTGCGGATACTTTAAAGCCACTCCTGCAAAAATCTTTTGATACGCTGATCTTGGGTTGTACGCATTATCCGTTGCTGGCATCGATCATCCAAAATGTTGTAGGCGAGGGCGTTCAGGTCATTTCTTCCGGTTCCGAGACCGCGCGTGAAGTGAGCACGATTCTTCAACACCAGGGGTTAAACCGGAAAGACGAACGAACGCGGGAACATGTTTTTTTTACGACAGGTTCGGTTCAGCATTTTCAAACGATCGCGAAGCGATGGCTTGGACTTGAGGATCAAATCGTTGATCATCTTATTTTGGCAGAAAAGATAGTATAA
- a CDS encoding MarR family winged helix-turn-helix transcriptional regulator gives MEEARVERIEKSLRRISYMVKQQGREILNHFPITPPQFIALQYLQESGDLTIGELSAKMYLAFSTTTDLVDRLESNGMVERVKDRHDRRVVRVHILDYGKEIIREVIQKRQDYLTDILAHFSVREIDQLQQTLASLHAEMEKDQ, from the coding sequence ATGGAGGAAGCAAGGGTTGAACGAATAGAAAAATCACTCCGGCGCATTTCCTATATGGTGAAACAGCAAGGACGTGAAATATTAAACCATTTTCCGATTACTCCCCCTCAATTTATTGCTTTGCAATATTTGCAGGAAAGCGGCGATCTTACTATAGGAGAACTATCTGCGAAAATGTATTTGGCATTTAGCACAACCACGGACCTTGTTGACCGTTTGGAAAGCAACGGGATGGTGGAACGTGTGAAAGACCGACATGATCGCAGAGTTGTGCGCGTCCATATCTTGGATTATGGAAAAGAGATTATTCGGGAAGTGATTCAAAAGCGACAAGATTATTTAACTGATATTTTAGCGCATTTTTCAGTTAGAGAAATTGATCAATTGCAACAAACGTTGGCTTCCTTGCATGCGGAAATGGAAAAGGATCAATAG
- the ptsP gene encoding phosphoenolpyruvate--protein phosphotransferase, with product MTDHIKGIAASNGIAIGHAFLLEQPDLNIQKGTVSDVEEESTRFREALDKAKRELETIREKTLVQQGEENAEIFSAHILVLEDPELIDAVESKIKDDGVNASFALQEVSSMYIQMFEDMDNAYMRERAADIRDVSQRVLLHLAGVENTSFAAIDEEVIIISHDLTPSDTVQLDRQYTLGFVTNIGGRTSHSAIMARSLEIPAVVGTRKITSVVQNGDLLIVDGANGEVFINPDESTLNTYRERQQKLAEEKAKQKKLVGEPSVTADGECVELAANIGTPDDMRGVLENGAEGIGLYRTEFLYMGRDSFPGEEEQFEAYRTVVERMNGAPVVIRTLDIGGDKNLPYLDLPEELNPFLGFRALRLCLEKTDMFRTQLRALLRASHYGNLKIMFPMVATLEEFRAAKGLVEEEKKRLTDEGFSFDSQVSVGIMVEIPSTAVAAASFAKEVDFFSIGTNDLVQYTLAADRMSERVSHLYQPYHPAVLQLIKNVIDASHAEGKWTGMCGEMAGEETALPILLGMGLDEFSMSASSILPARSLMRTLSGNDARALVERALVCGTADEVKELVHAEIK from the coding sequence ATGACGGATCATATAAAAGGGATAGCCGCGTCCAACGGCATAGCCATCGGACATGCATTCCTCCTCGAGCAACCGGATTTGAACATTCAAAAGGGAACGGTCTCGGATGTTGAAGAGGAATCCACGCGATTTCGGGAAGCTCTGGATAAAGCGAAGAGGGAATTGGAGACAATTCGGGAAAAGACGCTTGTTCAGCAAGGGGAAGAAAATGCTGAGATTTTTTCCGCTCATATCCTCGTTCTGGAAGATCCGGAATTAATCGATGCTGTCGAATCCAAAATAAAAGATGACGGTGTCAACGCTTCGTTTGCGCTCCAAGAGGTTTCTTCCATGTACATACAAATGTTTGAAGACATGGATAATGCGTATATGCGGGAACGGGCCGCTGATATTAGAGACGTTTCCCAACGTGTGCTTTTGCATCTTGCAGGAGTGGAGAATACGAGCTTTGCTGCTATAGACGAAGAAGTGATTATCATATCCCATGATTTAACGCCATCGGATACCGTGCAACTGGATCGGCAGTATACGCTCGGTTTTGTGACTAATATCGGCGGCAGAACGTCTCATTCCGCGATCATGGCCCGTTCATTGGAGATTCCGGCGGTCGTTGGAACACGAAAAATTACTTCCGTCGTACAGAACGGGGATCTCCTTATCGTGGACGGTGCCAATGGGGAAGTCTTTATCAATCCCGATGAATCTACGTTGAACACGTATCGTGAGCGGCAACAAAAGCTTGCGGAAGAGAAAGCAAAGCAGAAAAAACTAGTTGGTGAGCCATCCGTTACCGCAGATGGGGAGTGTGTGGAGCTGGCCGCCAATATCGGTACTCCCGATGACATGAGGGGGGTGCTCGAGAACGGCGCGGAAGGGATCGGTCTCTACCGCACGGAGTTTCTTTACATGGGACGGGACAGTTTTCCGGGAGAAGAGGAACAGTTTGAAGCCTATCGGACCGTTGTCGAACGAATGAATGGTGCTCCGGTCGTCATCCGCACCTTGGACATCGGAGGAGACAAAAATCTCCCGTATCTTGATCTCCCTGAAGAGTTGAACCCGTTTCTTGGATTTCGTGCCCTTCGGCTCTGTCTGGAAAAAACCGATATGTTTCGCACTCAGCTGCGGGCATTGCTTCGCGCGAGTCATTACGGAAACCTGAAAATCATGTTTCCGATGGTAGCAACACTAGAAGAATTTCGCGCGGCAAAAGGACTTGTCGAAGAAGAAAAGAAACGGTTAACCGATGAAGGGTTTTCTTTCGATTCCCAAGTATCGGTCGGGATTATGGTCGAAATTCCTTCCACCGCTGTTGCGGCTGCATCATTTGCAAAAGAAGTAGATTTTTTTAGCATCGGAACCAATGATCTGGTGCAATACACACTGGCCGCCGACCGTATGAGCGAGCGTGTGTCTCATCTATATCAACCGTATCATCCCGCGGTGTTGCAATTAATTAAAAATGTGATTGATGCGTCTCACGCGGAAGGCAAATGGACGGGAATGTGCGGGGAAATGGCCGGTGAGGAAACGGCTCTTCCAATATTGTTGGGGATGGGCTTGGATGAATTCAGCATGAGTGCCAGCTCTATTTTACCCGCTCGAAGCCTTATGAGAACGTTAAGTGGGAACGATGCACGAGCATTGGTTGAACGTGCCTTGGTCTGCGGTACAGCAGATGAAGTGAAAGAATTGGTCCATGCCGAGATCAAATAG
- a CDS encoding phosphocarrier protein HPr encodes MKQKTFTITAETGLHARPATNLVNKAGQFASEITVESKGKSVNLKSIMGVMSLGVGKGGEILVTVDGNDEEEAMEALTNTIQEGLGE; translated from the coding sequence ATGAAACAAAAAACATTTACCATTACCGCAGAAACAGGGTTACATGCGCGTCCGGCCACAAACTTGGTGAATAAAGCCGGTCAATTTGCTTCGGAAATTACGGTTGAATCGAAAGGAAAGTCTGTGAATCTTAAATCGATTATGGGCGTCATGTCACTGGGCGTAGGGAAAGGCGGCGAAATTCTCGTTACCGTGGATGGAAACGATGAGGAAGAAGCAATGGAAGCACTCACAAACACGATCCAAGAAGGATTGGGAGAATGA